A segment of the Kiloniellales bacterium genome:
GTGCTGCTCGGTCTCCAGGGGCCGCGAGAGATCGACCCCGGCGATCTCCGCGCCGAGGGCGCCGGCCAGGGGCCGGAGGGCGAAGGTCCGAAAGGCCGCTTCCGCCGCCATGGCCAGCGATACCGCGCGGCGCGGCCGGGCCGCTAGTCGAAGGTGTCCTGGAGGAAGGGCGCGGACTCCTCGGTCTCGACCGGTTGCGGCAGCGGCTGGCCGGCCTTCTCGGCCGCCTTGCGCGCCCGCTCCACGGCCATGTTGAGCTCGCCCTGGCCGCAGAGGCCCAGGAGCACGGGGTCGCGCGGCCGGATGCTGGCAGAGTTCCAGTGGGTGCGGTCGCGAATCGCCTGGATCGTGGTCTTGGTCGTGCCGATCAGCTTGGCGATCTGGGATTCCTTAAGCTCCGGATGGTGGCGCAGCAGCCAGGCGACGCCGTCCGGCTTGTCCTGCCGCTTGGCCAGGGGCGTGTAGCGTGGCCCCTTGGTGCGCTTCGACGGCTGCGGCAGGTCGCGCTTGGCCGCCTGCAGGTCGGCCGCCGGGTCCTTCTCGCAGCGCTCGATCTCCTCACGGGTGAGCTGGCTGTTGACGACCGGGTCCATGCCCTGGATCCCAACGGCGACCTCGCCGTCGGCGATGCCCTGGACCTCCAGCTCGTGGAGCTGGCAGAAGGCCGCGATCTGCCGAAATGTCAGCGAGGTGTTGTCGACCAGCCAGACGGCGGTCGCTTTGGGCATGAGCGGCTGTGCCATGACTTCTCCATCACTTGCCGGCTTCGCGGCGCTATCCAGCGCCGGCGGGCCGTATTCTTGTCGATCCCGAATAGTTGTATATGAGCCCACCGGCCTGGAAAGAAAAGACTTCATCCGGCACCAGGCCGATTAGAAGCCCGCTCAGGCCACGGTCAGAACGATCTTGCCAATATGGGCGCTCGACTCCATCAGGCGGTGGGCGTCGGCCGCGCGCGCCAGGGGAAAGCGGTCGGCCATCACAGGACGGACCTCGCCCGCTTCGAGCAGCGGCCAGACCTTCGCCGCCAGCTTACCGGCGATCTCGCCCTTGAACGCGGCCGAGCGGGCCCGCAAGGTCGAGCCGGTGATGGTGAGCCGCTTCAGCATGACCGGCAGCAGGTCGATTTCCACCTTCGAACCGCCCAGGAAGGCGATGTAAACGAGTCGGCCGTCCGGCTTTAGCGCCTTGAGGTTGCGCGCCACGTAGTCGCCGCCCACCATGTCGAGGATCAGGTCGACCCCGCCGGCCGTCTCCTTGAGAACGGCGACATAGTCCTCCTCGCGGTAGTTGATGCCGCGCTCCGCGCCCAGCTCCTCGCAGGCCCGGCACTTGGCGTCGCTGCCGGCGGTGGCGAAGACCCGCGCGCCCATGGCCTTGGCCAGCTGGATCGCCGTGGTGCCGATCCCCGAGGACCCGCCATGGACCAGAAAGCTCTCCCCGGCCTCGAGCCCGCCCCGGTCGAAGACGTTGCTCCACACGGTGAAGAAAGTCTCCGGCAGGGCTGCCGCCTCGACCGGGTCGAGGCCCGCCGGCACTGGCAGGCACTGGACCACGGGCGCCACGCAGTACTCGGCGTAACCGCCGCCGGTCACCAGCGCGGTGACCTGGTCGCCCTCCGCCAGGCCCTCGGTCCCGGGGCCGAGCGCGGCCACGCTCCCAGCGATCTCGAGGCCGGGAATGTCGGAGGCGCCGGGCGGGGGCGGATAGCCGCCCTGGCGCTGCAGCACGTCGGGCCGGTTCACGCCGGACGCGGCGACCCGGATCAGTGCCTCGCCGGGACCCGGCACCGGCACGGGGCGCTCGGCCGGCACCAGGACTTCGGGACCGCCGGGCTCCCGAATCTCGACGACGGCCATGGTCTCTGGCAGCGGCTTGCTCATGCTTGGAACTCCGGGGGCGGGTTGGCGGGGCGGCCAGGGGTGTGGCCTAGACCAGCCGTTGTCTAATATGCTTCGAAAGCACTGACAAGATCGCGCCCGGAGCCGAGGACCAGACCATGGAACCCGAAGACCTGGAGCCTAGAAAGCAGAAGCCGAAGCCCAAGGACCTCGACGTCATGGGGGTTGAGGAGCTGGAGGACTATCTGGCAGAGCTGACCGGCGAGGCCGAGCGGGTGAAGCAGAAGATCGCCGCGAAGAAGGCCTATCTCTCGGGCGCCCAGGGCCTGTTCAAGACCTGAGCCGGCCGGCTCAGGCGTGGCCGCGGCGACGGCGGCGCGATCGCTGGAAGAGCAGCCAGCCGATCGGCCCGAGCAGCAGCACGATCACCAGCCAGCCCGCGCGGGGACTGAAAGGGCAGCGGCCGGGCTCGGCCGGCCGGGACAGGCCGGCGTCGCGCGACAGCGCGACGTGGAGCAGCGGCAGGACGTAGCCGAAGACCAGCAGCAGCCAGGGAAGAAGCGCGGGGCTCATGGCGGGCAGTGTGCCGGTCGCGCCGCCGCAGGCCAAGCCCGCACACGGCCCCCGCGCACAGCCCCGGGTGCGCTCCCGGCGCGGCGCGGGCGGCTTTAAAGCCTCGTTAACCATGACGGCGGCACACTACGCCTCGTCCGGGCGAACCGTGGATCGGGGAAGTGCTGACGAGGCACCGAGCTCCATTGCGGTGGCGGGTCGCCGGCGAACCCCACGTGAACGTCATGGAGGCAAACATGTTCTCGAAGGATCAGAGGCCGAAGTCCGACGCCGCGCCCTCACCGGGCGGTTTCGGCGGCGCCAGCGCTTCGCTCCCGGCCACGCCGTCGATCATCAGCGCCGACCTTCACATCGTCGGCGACCTCAAGAGCAACAGCGACATTCAGATCGACGGCCAGATCGACGGCGACGTGACCAGCCGTGCGGTGACCGTCGGCGAAGGCGCCGAGGTCAACGGGACCGTGACCGGCGACCTGGTCCGGGTTTCCGGCCGCCTAAGCGGTGAGATCCGCGCCAATTCGGTGGTGATCGCCAAGAGTGCGGTGGTCAGCGGCGACATCGCCCACAAGAACCTGGAGATCGAAGCGGGCGCCTCGCTCGAAGGCGGCATCCGGCGTCTCGAAGGCGATCCCATGGCGAAAGCCGAGAGCAAGAAAAGCGCCAAGACGGCCAGTGTGACTCCTCTCTCCGAGGGCGCCGGGGCCGGCAAGGGCGGAAACCGGAAAGACTCCTCGGGCGCCGGGGCGGAGAATACCGCCGCGCTCTAAGGGCCGCGCAAGAACCCGGAGAACCGAGACGCACAGCCCCTCCTCGTGACGGTCGTGCAACCCCTCGGTGCGCTGCGGAGAGACCCAGAATAGTTCCCCTGGTCTTTCCGCGGCCGGCTGGGTGGAGTCGTGTAAACGGCGGCGTGCCTTAAGCAACTATGCCGTGCGTAATTAACACTTTTTTAGTGCATTCGAATTAAAATCTCTTCTGTTAGTTGGGTTACTCTGTTTGTACAGCCCGACTTTCTGAAGTTGCTTTGTATCTGTTCCTTGTAACGCCTCCCTGTTACCTTGCCGCCGGCTCGACCGGCGGCTTTTTCTTTGCGCAGACGCCGAAGCCCAAAGTGTTAACGAATTATTGCTTGACCCCCAATGCCCGCCTACATAGGCTAACTCCCACGGCAAGTTGACAGGGTGAGGCTTTAAGAAAAGCGGAGGGTCGAGTTCGGGGCAAACCTGAATTGACCCTCCCTTTTTTTGCCCGCCAGTCCCCCCAAACGCTCTTCTGTCCCGCCGCCGCGCGCCAAGGCCGCCGCCTCTTCTCCGTTATGCGCGGCAGCAAACTCTTGTATGGTGGGGCGTCCAGCAAGACGAGAGGCGCGCCGATGGCAGACCCCAAGTTCCTGAAATTCGACACCCTGGCGCTGCACGCCGGTCAGCGGCCCGATCCCGCCACCGGCGCCCGCGCCGTACCCATCTACCAGACCACGTCCTACGTCTTCCAGGACACGGAGCACGCCGCCTCGCTGTTCAACCTGGAGCGCGCCGGCCACATCTACAGCCGGATCTCCAACCCGACGGTCGCCGTCCTGGAGGAGCGGGTGGCGGCCCTGGAGAAGGGCGTCGGCGCGGTCGCCACCAGTTCGGGCCACGCGGCGATGCATCTGGCGATCGTCACCCTGATGGGCCAGGGCGCGCACATCGTCGCCTCCTCGTCGCTCTACGGCGGCAGCGTCAACCTGCTGACCCACACGCTGCCCCGCTTCGGCATCACCACGACCTTCGTCAAGCCGCGCGATCTGGATGGCTTCCGCAAGGCGATCCGGCCGGAGACCCGGCTGATCCACGCCGAAATCCTCGGCAATCCGGGGCTCGAGGTGCTCGACGTGCCGGCGCTGGCCGAAATCGCCCATGGCGCCGGCCTGCCGCTGATGATCGATGCCACCTTCGCCACGCCCTATCTCTGCCGCCCGATCGAACTGGGCGCCGACATCATCGTCCACTCGGCAACCAAGTGGCTCGGCGGACACGGCGTTGCGCTGGGCGGCGTGCTGGTCGAGGGCGGCCGCTTCGACTGGGAGGCGAGCGGCAAGTTCCCCACCCTGACCGAGCCCTACGCCGGCTACCACGGCATCGATTTCGCCGAGGAGTTCGGCCCTCAGGCGCTGATCATGCGCGCCAGGGCCGAGGGCCTGCGCGACTTCGGGGCCGCGATGAGCCCGACCAACGCCTTCCATCTGCTCCAGGGCGTCGAGACCCTGCCGCTCCGCATGGAGCGCCACATGGCCAACACCGCGGCGGTCCTGGACTTCCTCGCCAAGCACGAGGCGGTCGCCTGGGTGCTGCACCCGGACCTGCCGAGTCACCCGGATCACGACCTGGCCAAACGCATCCTGCCCAAGGGCGCCGGGTCGATCGTCAGCTTCGGCCTCAAGGGCGGGCGCCCGGCGGGCAGCCGCTTCATCGAGACCTGCGCCCTGGCTTCCCACCTGGCGAACGTGGGCGACGCCAAGACCCTCGTGCTGCACCCGGCGAGCACGACCCACCAGCAGATGTCGGCCGAGCAGCTCCAGGAGGCCGGGGTCGGCGAAGACATGATCCGGCTCTCCGTCGGCCTGGAAGACTCGGCCGACATCATCGAAGACCTGGACCGCGCGATCCGGGCCTCCCAGAAGGTCTAGCCTTCCATGGAGCTACAGGTCGACGGCCGCGGGGTCTTCGCGGCGACCGGCGGGCGGCCCTTCGACCCGGCCCTGCCCTGCCTCGTCTTCGTCCACGGCGCCGGGATGGACCACACGGTCTGGGCGCTGCAGACGCGCTTCTTCGCGCACAGGGGCCGCGGCGTTCTGGCGCTCGACCTGCCGGGCCACGGCCGCTCAGAGGGCCCCGCGCTGGGCTCGATCGCCGAGCTGGCCGACTGGCTGGTCCGTCTACTGGACGCGGCCGGGATCGCCAAGGCCGCCCTGGCCGGCCACTCCATGGGGGCGTTGATCGCGCTCGACTGCGCGGCTCGCCACCCGGACCGGGTGCGCGCGCTCGCGCTGCTCGGCGTGGCGCCCAGGATGCCGGTGCACCCCGACCTCTTGGCCGCCGCCGAGGCCGACGACCACCTGGCCTTCGACCTGGTCAATTCCTGGGCCCACGGCGAGTCGGGCCACCTGGGCGGCGCCCGCGCGCCGGGTCTGTGGCTCATGGGCGGCGGCGAGCGCCTGCTCGAGCGGAGCCGGCCCGGCGTCCTGCACAAGGACCTGGAGGCCTGCAACGCCTACGCCGGGGGCCCGGAAGCGGCCGCGGCGGTGCAGTGCCCGACCCTCTTGGTGCTGGGTGCCCACGACAAGATGACCCCGGCAAAGGCTGGCCGAAAGCTGGCCGAGGCCGTTACCGGATCACGGGTCGAGGTGGTGCCGCAGAGCGGACACATGATGATGACCGAGCGGCCCGACGCGACGCTCGACGCGCTCCGTACGCTTCTCTAGACCCCAGGCAACAAATCCAGGACGGCCATGAGCGAAGAAAGACCGCAGTTCCGCGGCGACTACCCCTACTTCCTGACCATCCCGACCCGCTGGATGGACAACGACATCTACGGCCACGTCAACAACGTGGTCTACTACTCCTATTTCGACACGGTGATCGCCGACTTCCTGATCAAAAAGGGCGGTCTGGACATTCACGAAGGCGCCGTGGTCGGGGTCTGCGCCGAGTCGGGCTGCCGCTATAAGGCCGCCTTCGCCTTTCCCGAGGCGGTCGAGGCCGGCCTGCGGATCGGACACCTGGGCCGCCGGGCCGTGCGCTACGAGATCGGCCTGTTCAAGGCCGGGCTCGAGACCGCCGCCGCCACGGGCCACTTCGTGCACGTCTTCGTCGAGCGCGAGAGCATGACCCCGGTCGAGATACCGGCGCGCATCCGTTCGGCGCTGGACCGGCTGTCGACGGCGGCGTAGCGCCGGCGTTCCTTCGGAAAGGCGGCGGTTCGGCGACGGTGCGGTTCATGGGCTCTTAACCAGAATAAAACAAGATACATAGTCAGTATCGACTAGGTCGGACCCAGCAAACCCATGGCCGAAGCCAAGCCAGGAACTCCGCGATGACACGCGAAGTCCATTTGACGGGTCGTGAGATCTTCTTCGACGACGACGAGATCATCGTCAGCAAGACGAACCTCAAGGGGCAGATCACCTACTGCAACGACGTCTTCCTGAGGGTGGCCGGCTACACGGAGAGGGAGCTTCTGGGGCAGCCGCACAGCATCCTCCGGCATCCGGACATGCCGCGCTGCGTGTTCAAGCTGCTCTGGGACACGATCGAAGCCGGTCATGAAATCTTCGCATACGTGGTCAATCGCGCCAAGAACGGCGACCACTACTGGGTCCTGGCGCACGTCACCCCCAGCCGGGACAGGCATGGCCAAGTGGTCGGCTATCACTCGGCCCGCCGCGTCCCCGACCGCGACGTCGTCGATGACCAGATCATCCCGCTCTACCGGTCACTGCTCGCCGAGGAGCAGAGACACGCGAGCCGGAAGGAAGGCATGCAGGCGGCCTCCCGCAGCGTGCTCGACACGCTCGAATCGCAGGGCGTGGCCTACGATGAGTTCATCAGCCGATTGCAGTCCGGATGGCGCCCGGGGCCAACAACCAGCTCCGGCCAGCCGGGCGCGCTCACCTAGGGATCCAGACATATGGCGAGAAGCTCCGACCCCAACGTCGTGGCCCTGGAGGTCTGCAAGGCGGTCGCCGACGGTGACTTCGAGGCGCGCATTGTCGGCATCGACCCGAAAGACAAGCACGCGCCGCTCTACAATGCGATCAACCGCTTGATCGACCGCACCGACACCTACGTCCGGGAGTCGACGGCCTGTTTGGAGTATGTCAGCCGCAAGAAGTATTTCCGGCGGATCGCCGAGCGCGGGATGGTGGGCGCCTTTCGAAACGCCACGCTGACCATCAATGCCGCCATGCAGACGATGGAGGATCAGGTCGAGGAGTTCTCGTCCGTGGTGGCGAAGTTCCAGTCCGCCATGGACGGAGTGGTGGAGATCGTTTCCTCGGCGGCCACACAGCTGGAAGCCTCGGCCCAGTCCATGCAATCCACCGCCTCGTCGACGAGCGAGCAGGCGAGCAGGGTTGCAGGCTCCGCCAAGGAGGCATCGGCCAGCGTTCAGACAGTCGCGGCCTCGGCCGAGGAGCTCTCCAGCACCGTCGGCGAGATCCGTCGGCAGATGAGCCAATCGACGGACATCGTCGGCAGCGCCGTGGTCCAGGTGCGCGAAACCGACGGCGAGACGCGGAAGCTGGCGGAGGCCTCGGAGACGATCGGCGAGGTCATACAGCTGATCAGCGATATCGCGGCACAGACCAACCTGCTGGCGCTCAACGCCACGATCGAGGCGGCGCGAGCCGGCGAGGCGGGCAAGGGCTTTGCCGTCGTGGCGTCCGAGGTCAAGAGCCTGTCGACGCAGACCGCCAAGGCGACCGACGAAATCCGGGACCAGGTCAGCAGCATTCAGGCCGCGACCCACATCGTCGTCGAGGCCATCGAGGGCGTCGGCGCGACGATGGATCAGGTGACCGAGATCTCGACCTCCGTGGCCTCCGCCGTGGAGCAGCAAGGCGCGGCTACGGCGGAGATCGCGCGCAGCGTCGAACAGGCGGCCTCGGGCACCAAGGAGGTCACCGGCAGCATCGCACAGGTCGACCAGGCCGCCGAAGAGGCGAGAAACCAGGCTGGAGAAGTGCTCGGCGCGGCCACGGAGCTGGCCCAACAGGCCGACCTCTTGCGTCGGGAGATCGAAGGCTTCCTGACCAACGTGAGGCAGGTCGTCTAATCTCCGAGCCTTTGCCGGACACCGGCCCGCTGCACAAGAAAACCGGCCGGGCGGAGGGTGCCGCGCCGGCCGGTCAGTCGGGGTTTTGGAGCTAGAGAACGTCGGCGCTTTAGGCGGCCGCGTTCTCGATCACCTTGGGCTTGTCGGCCGTCTGGATCGCGATGGTCCGGGGCTTCATCGCCTCGGGCACCTCACGGGCAAGATCCACCGAAAGGATGCCGTTCTCGAGACGGGCGCCGGTCACCTTGATGTAGTCGGCGAGGTCGAAGCGGCGCTCGAAGGCGCGCGTCGCGATGCCGCGGTGGAGGTAGGTCTTCGCCTTGTCATCGGCCTCCTTCTCCTTGGCGGCCTTGATGATCAGGCGGCTCTCCTGGACCGTGACGTCGATATCCTGCTCGCCGAAGCCGGCCACCGCCATGGTGATCCGGTAGGCGTTGTCGCCGGTCTTCTCGATGTTGTAGGGCGGGTAGCCGCCGTCCTCGGCGCGCGGAGTGGCGTCGAGCAGGTTCATCATCCGGTCGAAACCGACGGTGGCGCGATAGAGCGGGGAAAGGTCGACAGAACGCATTGCCATATCCTCCTATGAGCAACATGGTTTGAGGGGACCTGCCACCATGGCCGGATCCCGGT
Coding sequences within it:
- a CDS encoding thioesterase family protein; amino-acid sequence: MSEERPQFRGDYPYFLTIPTRWMDNDIYGHVNNVVYYSYFDTVIADFLIKKGGLDIHEGAVVGVCAESGCRYKAAFAFPEAVEAGLRIGHLGRRAVRYEIGLFKAGLETAAATGHFVHVFVERESMTPVEIPARIRSALDRLSTAA
- a CDS encoding PAS domain-containing protein; its protein translation is MTREVHLTGREIFFDDDEIIVSKTNLKGQITYCNDVFLRVAGYTERELLGQPHSILRHPDMPRCVFKLLWDTIEAGHEIFAYVVNRAKNGDHYWVLAHVTPSRDRHGQVVGYHSARRVPDRDVVDDQIIPLYRSLLAEEQRHASRKEGMQAASRSVLDTLESQGVAYDEFISRLQSGWRPGPTTSSGQPGALT
- a CDS encoding O-acetylhomoserine aminocarboxypropyltransferase, whose amino-acid sequence is MADPKFLKFDTLALHAGQRPDPATGARAVPIYQTTSYVFQDTEHAASLFNLERAGHIYSRISNPTVAVLEERVAALEKGVGAVATSSGHAAMHLAIVTLMGQGAHIVASSSLYGGSVNLLTHTLPRFGITTTFVKPRDLDGFRKAIRPETRLIHAEILGNPGLEVLDVPALAEIAHGAGLPLMIDATFATPYLCRPIELGADIIVHSATKWLGGHGVALGGVLVEGGRFDWEASGKFPTLTEPYAGYHGIDFAEEFGPQALIMRARAEGLRDFGAAMSPTNAFHLLQGVETLPLRMERHMANTAAVLDFLAKHEAVAWVLHPDLPSHPDHDLAKRILPKGAGSIVSFGLKGGRPAGSRFIETCALASHLANVGDAKTLVLHPASTTHQQMSAEQLQEAGVGEDMIRLSVGLEDSADIIEDLDRAIRASQKV
- a CDS encoding DUF1013 domain-containing protein, encoding MAQPLMPKATAVWLVDNTSLTFRQIAAFCQLHELEVQGIADGEVAVGIQGMDPVVNSQLTREEIERCEKDPAADLQAAKRDLPQPSKRTKGPRYTPLAKRQDKPDGVAWLLRHHPELKESQIAKLIGTTKTTIQAIRDRTHWNSASIRPRDPVLLGLCGQGELNMAVERARKAAEKAGQPLPQPVETEESAPFLQDTFD
- a CDS encoding DUF1192 domain-containing protein; translation: MEPEDLEPRKQKPKPKDLDVMGVEELEDYLAELTGEAERVKQKIAAKKAYLSGAQGLFKT
- a CDS encoding alpha/beta hydrolase; this encodes MELQVDGRGVFAATGGRPFDPALPCLVFVHGAGMDHTVWALQTRFFAHRGRGVLALDLPGHGRSEGPALGSIAELADWLVRLLDAAGIAKAALAGHSMGALIALDCAARHPDRVRALALLGVAPRMPVHPDLLAAAEADDHLAFDLVNSWAHGESGHLGGARAPGLWLMGGGERLLERSRPGVLHKDLEACNAYAGGPEAAAAVQCPTLLVLGAHDKMTPAKAGRKLAEAVTGSRVEVVPQSGHMMMTERPDATLDALRTLL
- a CDS encoding polymer-forming cytoskeletal protein translates to MFSKDQRPKSDAAPSPGGFGGASASLPATPSIISADLHIVGDLKSNSDIQIDGQIDGDVTSRAVTVGEGAEVNGTVTGDLVRVSGRLSGEIRANSVVIAKSAVVSGDIAHKNLEIEAGASLEGGIRRLEGDPMAKAESKKSAKTASVTPLSEGAGAGKGGNRKDSSGAGAENTAAL
- a CDS encoding methyl-accepting chemotaxis protein; translation: MARSSDPNVVALEVCKAVADGDFEARIVGIDPKDKHAPLYNAINRLIDRTDTYVRESTACLEYVSRKKYFRRIAERGMVGAFRNATLTINAAMQTMEDQVEEFSSVVAKFQSAMDGVVEIVSSAATQLEASAQSMQSTASSTSEQASRVAGSAKEASASVQTVAASAEELSSTVGEIRRQMSQSTDIVGSAVVQVRETDGETRKLAEASETIGEVIQLISDIAAQTNLLALNATIEAARAGEAGKGFAVVASEVKSLSTQTAKATDEIRDQVSSIQAATHIVVEAIEGVGATMDQVTEISTSVASAVEQQGAATAEIARSVEQAASGTKEVTGSIAQVDQAAEEARNQAGEVLGAATELAQQADLLRREIEGFLTNVRQVV
- a CDS encoding NAD(P)H-quinone oxidoreductase; this encodes MSKPLPETMAVVEIREPGGPEVLVPAERPVPVPGPGEALIRVAASGVNRPDVLQRQGGYPPPPGASDIPGLEIAGSVAALGPGTEGLAEGDQVTALVTGGGYAEYCVAPVVQCLPVPAGLDPVEAAALPETFFTVWSNVFDRGGLEAGESFLVHGGSSGIGTTAIQLAKAMGARVFATAGSDAKCRACEELGAERGINYREEDYVAVLKETAGGVDLILDMVGGDYVARNLKALKPDGRLVYIAFLGGSKVEIDLLPVMLKRLTITGSTLRARSAAFKGEIAGKLAAKVWPLLEAGEVRPVMADRFPLARAADAHRLMESSAHIGKIVLTVA
- a CDS encoding Hsp20 family protein, which produces MRSVDLSPLYRATVGFDRMMNLLDATPRAEDGGYPPYNIEKTGDNAYRITMAVAGFGEQDIDVTVQESRLIIKAAKEKEADDKAKTYLHRGIATRAFERRFDLADYIKVTGARLENGILSVDLAREVPEAMKPRTIAIQTADKPKVIENAAA